One stretch of Candidatus Brocadiaceae bacterium DNA includes these proteins:
- a CDS encoding MoxR family ATPase, producing the protein MESDIKNITERVKKESDCVNTLMYEVGKVIVGQKYLIERLLIGILSNGHVLLEGVPGLAKTLSVMTLSNAMQTSFQRIQFTPDLLPADLIGTLVYNPKNNEFTVRKGPIFTNIVLADEINRSPAKVQSALLEAMQDRQVTIGDQTFPLEDPFLVLATQNPIEHEGTYPLPEAQLDRFIFKLNITYPDKKEEREILERMATTKNNLTVNPVISPKDILRLRTLVDEIYIDDKIKDYIIDIVFASRDPKSYNLSLEEFIEYGASPRATINLALAAKAHAFIKGRGFVTPQDIKSIGLDVLRHRIIVTYEAEAEEITPDTIIQKIFDNVEVP; encoded by the coding sequence ATGGAATCAGACATTAAAAATATCACCGAACGGGTAAAAAAGGAAAGTGATTGCGTGAATACCCTGATGTATGAAGTAGGCAAGGTGATTGTTGGGCAGAAATATTTAATCGAAAGATTATTAATCGGTATCCTTTCCAACGGACATGTACTCCTGGAAGGTGTTCCTGGATTGGCAAAGACTCTGTCAGTTATGACCCTTTCCAATGCAATGCAAACGAGTTTTCAGAGGATTCAATTTACACCGGACTTGCTTCCCGCCGATCTGATTGGCACCCTGGTGTACAATCCCAAGAATAATGAGTTCACCGTGAGGAAGGGGCCCATTTTTACCAATATCGTTTTGGCTGATGAAATCAACCGCTCCCCCGCAAAGGTGCAGAGCGCCCTTCTGGAGGCAATGCAGGACAGGCAGGTTACCATCGGAGACCAGACATTTCCCCTGGAGGATCCCTTTCTCGTGTTGGCAACGCAAAATCCTATTGAACATGAGGGTACATACCCTCTTCCTGAGGCTCAACTTGATCGTTTTATATTTAAACTCAATATTACCTATCCTGACAAAAAAGAAGAACGTGAAATATTGGAACGCATGGCAACGACAAAAAATAATCTCACGGTAAATCCGGTAATTTCGCCTAAAGACATCTTGCGTTTGCGCACCTTGGTTGATGAGATTTACATTGATGACAAAATCAAGGACTATATTATTGATATTGTGTTTGCATCGAGGGATCCAAAATCCTACAACCTTTCGTTGGAAGAATTTATTGAATATGGCGCGTCTCCACGCGCGACAATCAATTTGGCGCTTGCCGCAAAGGCTCATGCCTTTATAAAAGGTCGTGGTTTTGTCACTCCACAGGACATAAAATCCATAGGCTTGGATGTGTTACGCCACAGGATTATTGTTACGTATGAAGCTGAGGCGGAGGAAATAACTCCCGATACGATTATACAAAAAATCTTTGATAATGTTGAGGTGCCATAG